The Deltaproteobacteria bacterium genome contains the following window.
GGATCGAGCTGCGCCATCAGGCGACGTGCCGCCGCGACCTCGGCGGACACGACGGAGTCGCCGATCTCGGCAGCCGCGACGAAAGACAGCGAGCCCACCTCCTGGTTGACGTAGCGGTCGCGCGTGCGATTGCGCGCGGCGCGGCCGTTGCCGTCGATGTCGCGCCCGGTCGCGACGAGCGTGCTCTCGGATTCGTCGAGCGCGATCACGACATCGTGGAACGCGGCCTCCCAGCGCCCGCCGCGCCCGCTGATCTCCACGCTCGCCAGGCCGCGCACCGCCGGCGGCGCGCTCACTTCGAGATGCGCCGTGAGATGCCGCGTCGCGATCGGGCCGCCGGAATCGCCGCGCGCGCGGCGCAGCAGCGTCTCCAGCTCCTCGGCGCTCGTGCCGCGCAGGTCTTCGTGCGCGCGTGAGAGCACGCGGGCGAGCTGCGCGCGCGCGGAGCTCCCGTCGTTCGCTTCGAGCGCGAGCTTCGCGAGCGCAACGTCGAGGCCGCCGAGCGCGGGCATGCGCGCCTGCGCATCGCCGAGCAGCGTCTCGGCTTCGACCCGCTCGCCGCGCAGGCGCGCGAGCTCGGCACGCCCGAGCTGCGTCGTGACCGCGTGGCGCTCGATCGCGGCGCTGTCCCCTAACAAGCGCTCCGCTTCGGCGAGTTGCCCCTCGCTCGCGGGGTCGTCGCGCGTCGCGAGAGCGAGCCGCGCGAGAGCGAGCGCGCGCAGCGCCGCAGCATCGCTCTGGGCGAGCGCCTCCGTCTCGGCGATCCCCGCCTCGACGCGCTCGCGGTCGTCGCCGCGCAGCGCTCGCAGCTGGACGAGCTGCGCCGCCGCGCTCGGATGACGCAGCGCCGCGCTGCGCAGCCAACGCTCCGCGGGCGTCCACGCGAACTTGCCGAGCGACAGCGCGAGCTCGCCGAGCAGCGCGTCGCGATCGGCGGGTGCGAGCGCAGCCGGCGCGCCGATCTCGCCGACGCCGAGCTGCGCGAGCGGAATCTTGCGCCGCGGCAGCTCGCCGAAGCTGAGAAAGCGCAGCAGCTCCGCTTCGAGCGCGTCGGGCGCTGCGCCGAACGCGTCGGCGCACGCGGCCTCGGGCGCCGCACCGCTGCGCACGAGATCGAGGTAGCGAGCGAGCTGCGCGTCGCGATCCGCAAAGCCCAGCTGTTCGCCCTCCAACAAGTAGTGGAGCAGCGCCCAGCTCTCGGCGGCGAGGCCTTCGCGCGCGTGCTGCGACCAGCGCAGCGTCTCCTTCGCGGTGAGCACGCGCTTCAGCGGGTGCAGCGTCGCGAGCGAGAACCACTCGAGCCGCGCGCGCGGTGGGCGCCCGAGCTCGAGCGCTCCCGCTTCGGCGCGCGCCGTCGAGACGAGCTCGGCGGCGCCTTCTTCGAGCCAGAGCGGGCGTCCGTCATCGGGATCGCTCGCGGCCAGCAGATGCACGAGCGCATGCTGTGCTGCGGTGAGCGCCTGCTCGGGCAGCGAAGCATCGAGCACGAGGTAGGCGCGCTCGGGGGTCACCTGCAGGAACGCGCTCGCGCCGGAGAGCGGCCGCAGGAACGCATAGCCCTCCGTGGGCGCGAGCTCGATCGCCGTAACAGCTGGGAGTCTTTCGCCGCGCGCGCCGGTCAGGC
Protein-coding sequences here:
- a CDS encoding VWA domain-containing protein, translated to MKSARLALAVVALAGLARAETAPSAPPAAFSAARGAHIEAVSSGGGARAQALALQLERALAAASGLTGARGERLPAVTAIELAPTEGYAFLRPLSGASAFLQVTPERAYLVLDASLPEQALTAAQHALVHLLAASDPDDGRPLWLEEGAAELVSTARAEAGALELGRPPRARLEWFSLATLHPLKRVLTAKETLRWSQHAREGLAAESWALLHYLLEGEQLGFADRDAQLARYLDLVRSGAAPEAACADAFGAAPDALEAELLRFLSFGELPRRKIPLAQLGVGEIGAPAALAPADRDALLGELALSLGKFAWTPAERWLRSAALRHPSAAAQLVQLRALRGDDRERVEAGIAETEALAQSDAAALRALALARLALATRDDPASEGQLAEAERLLGDSAAIERHAVTTQLGRAELARLRGERVEAETLLGDAQARMPALGGLDVALAKLALEANDGSSARAQLARVLSRAHEDLRGTSAEELETLLRRARGDSGGPIATRHLTAHLEVSAPPAVRGLASVEISGRGGRWEAAFHDVVIALDESESTLVATGRDIDGNGRAARNRTRDRYVNQEVGSLSFVAAAEIGDSVVSAEVAAARRLMAQLDPDTMRVGLVSFAGFAWVDSALGHPRSVARQLDVYAAGFHDNGTSIADALRVAFRALNDARDPERARHRAVLLLSDGQPTVPSREKGEKEALEAADDLARYGVPVHTFALGPQALAKLEMYREIAARTGGRFVPVEHPADVVSLLRSVRLTGLDRVEIRNATTGAKASGFRMRPDGSFRADVPVAPGTNAIEVVAHVDGREPLRVRRQITVYEGAPSTEPLAPAVPESPRDARERELRERRTLEIETE